The Saxibacter everestensis genome has a window encoding:
- the argJ gene encoding bifunctional glutamate N-acetyltransferase/amino-acid acetyltransferase ArgJ, which yields MSVTAAKGFRASGVTAGLKPSGKPDLALVVNDGPRFDAAAVYTSNRCKANPVLWSEQASADGVVRAVVLNSGGANCYTGQRGFQTTHKTAERVAEKVGIGAIDVVVCSTGLIGVRLFEEKLLAGVDAAAAELDSEGGMAAATAIMTTDTRAKTVAITDAAGFSVGGIAKGAGMLAPGLATMLVVLTTDAIADQEALDAALRNATAETFDRLDTDGCMSTNDTVVLMASGASGIEAEPEALNAAVLAACQSLTAQLHVDAEGAHHDIAITTRGADSVDDAVAASRSVARSNLFKAAVFGNDPNWGRVLAAIGTTDAKFEPADIDVAINDVWVCKAGTPDADVSLVDLTPREVSIVIDLHAGTHEATIWTSDLTHDYVEENSAYST from the coding sequence GTGAGTGTCACAGCCGCAAAAGGATTCCGTGCCTCCGGTGTCACCGCCGGACTCAAGCCCAGCGGAAAGCCCGATCTGGCCCTCGTGGTGAACGACGGGCCGCGTTTCGACGCCGCCGCGGTCTACACCTCGAACCGTTGCAAGGCCAACCCTGTGCTGTGGAGCGAGCAGGCGTCAGCCGACGGCGTTGTGCGCGCCGTGGTGCTCAACTCCGGCGGGGCGAACTGCTACACGGGTCAGCGCGGCTTCCAGACCACCCACAAGACTGCGGAACGCGTTGCCGAAAAGGTCGGCATCGGCGCGATCGACGTCGTGGTCTGTTCCACCGGACTGATCGGCGTGCGGCTCTTCGAGGAGAAGCTGCTGGCCGGAGTTGACGCCGCCGCTGCCGAGCTGGACTCCGAGGGCGGGATGGCGGCCGCGACCGCAATCATGACGACGGACACCCGGGCGAAAACAGTGGCTATCACGGACGCCGCCGGATTCAGCGTTGGCGGCATCGCTAAGGGTGCGGGGATGCTGGCGCCGGGCCTGGCGACGATGCTGGTCGTGCTGACAACGGATGCCATCGCAGATCAGGAAGCGCTCGATGCCGCCCTGCGCAACGCAACGGCAGAGACCTTCGACCGGCTCGACACCGACGGCTGCATGTCCACCAATGACACAGTTGTGCTGATGGCCTCTGGCGCCTCCGGCATCGAGGCCGAGCCGGAAGCACTGAACGCGGCGGTCCTTGCCGCCTGCCAGTCGCTCACAGCGCAACTGCACGTCGATGCCGAGGGAGCGCACCACGACATCGCCATCACGACGAGAGGCGCGGACTCGGTCGATGACGCCGTCGCCGCAAGCCGTTCCGTGGCCCGTTCGAACCTGTTCAAGGCGGCCGTTTTCGGCAACGACCCGAATTGGGGCCGGGTTCTGGCAGCCATCGGCACGACCGATGCGAAGTTCGAGCCGGCCGATATCGACGTGGCGATCAATGACGTGTGGGTCTGCAAGGCAGGAACGCCCGACGCCGACGTCAGCCTGGTGGACCTCACGCCGCGGGAGGTGAGCATCGTGATCGACCTGCATGCGGGCACGCACGAAGCCACCATCTGGACATCGGACCTCACGCACGATTACGTCGAAGAGAACAGCGCGTACTCCACATGA
- the argB gene encoding acetylglutamate kinase produces MSDIDQRLATAQDKAATLVEALPWLEQFNGATVVVKYGGNAMQNDELKQAFAEDIIFLRYAGLKPIVVHGGGPQISSMLKKLGIESEFRGGLRVTNPEAMDVVRMVLTGQVGRELVGRINTHGPLAVGLSGEDAGLLQARRTGTVIDGEEVDLGLVGEVVGVDRQAIDDLLDAGRIPVISTVAPDIDGPPGQVLNVNADTAASAVAASLGAEKLVILTDVEGLYSNWPDKSSLISVIGVSELEELLPGLESGMIPKMHAAAQAVRAGVKQSHIIDGRLAHSILLEIFTSAGIGTMVLPDTEVAAAEHGHAEALISESIEGQQ; encoded by the coding sequence ATGAGTGACATCGATCAGAGACTGGCCACGGCGCAGGACAAGGCGGCGACACTCGTCGAGGCCCTGCCCTGGCTGGAGCAGTTCAACGGAGCAACCGTCGTGGTGAAGTATGGCGGAAACGCCATGCAGAACGACGAGCTGAAGCAAGCATTCGCCGAGGACATCATCTTCCTGCGCTACGCCGGGCTGAAACCGATCGTGGTGCACGGCGGAGGTCCGCAGATCTCATCGATGCTGAAGAAGCTCGGCATCGAGTCCGAATTTCGCGGCGGGCTGCGGGTAACCAACCCGGAGGCGATGGACGTCGTCCGGATGGTGCTCACCGGTCAGGTCGGTCGCGAACTCGTGGGCAGAATCAACACGCACGGGCCATTGGCTGTGGGCCTCTCCGGTGAGGATGCCGGCCTGCTGCAGGCGCGCCGTACCGGAACGGTGATCGACGGCGAAGAGGTCGACCTCGGACTCGTCGGCGAGGTCGTCGGGGTTGACCGGCAGGCCATCGACGACCTGCTGGATGCCGGTCGCATCCCGGTGATTTCAACGGTCGCTCCGGATATCGACGGTCCGCCGGGTCAGGTTCTGAATGTGAACGCCGACACGGCAGCATCCGCGGTCGCCGCCTCGCTGGGCGCGGAGAAGCTCGTCATCCTCACCGACGTCGAGGGGCTGTACTCGAACTGGCCGGACAAGTCCTCGCTGATTTCGGTGATCGGCGTCTCCGAACTCGAAGAACTGCTTCCCGGTCTGGAATCGGGCATGATCCCGAAGATGCATGCCGCGGCTCAGGCCGTGCGGGCCGGAGTGAAACAGTCACACATCATCGACGGCCGCCTGGCGCATTCCATCCTGCTCGAAATCTTCACCTCTGCGGGCATCGGCACCATGGTGCTGCCCGACACAGAGGTCGCAGCGGCGGAGCACGGGCACGCCGAGGCGCTCATCAGCGAAAGTATCGAAGGTCAGCAGTGA
- a CDS encoding acetylornithine transaminase: protein MNNALSQLNVDIEATGSWLPRYQESLLGVFGTPQRTLVRGQGAVVWDDQGKRYLDLLAGIAVNALGHAHPFLTSVITSQWATLGHVSNFFATPTQIALAERLLQLAKAPEGSKVFFANSGTEANEAAFKLARRVDDGSRRKIIALEGAFHGRTMGALALTAKQAYRTPFEPLPGGVVHVPFGDLEALRAEVDGDTAALFVEPVQGESGVRPLPAGYLKAAREITAEAGALLILDEVQTGVGRTGAWFAHQLEHIGDGVVPDAMTLAKGLGGGFPTGALVTFGSETSALLQAGQHGTTFGGNPVAAAAALATLHVIESDGLLANVRKVSAVILDGIAALNHPLIGSARGEGLLIAIELREAVASAAAKSALEAGFIVNPVSPTALRLAPPLILTADQANEFIEALPAILDNTKAA, encoded by the coding sequence GTGAACAACGCACTCAGCCAACTGAACGTGGACATCGAGGCGACCGGATCCTGGTTGCCTCGCTACCAGGAATCGCTGCTCGGGGTCTTCGGCACCCCGCAACGGACCCTGGTTCGTGGCCAGGGCGCCGTCGTATGGGATGACCAGGGCAAACGGTACCTCGATCTTCTGGCCGGAATAGCGGTCAACGCGCTGGGACATGCGCATCCGTTCCTTACCTCCGTCATCACCAGTCAATGGGCGACCCTCGGACACGTGTCGAACTTCTTCGCCACCCCGACGCAGATTGCCCTGGCCGAGCGTCTCTTGCAGCTGGCCAAGGCGCCGGAGGGCTCAAAGGTCTTCTTCGCCAATTCCGGCACCGAAGCGAACGAGGCCGCCTTCAAGCTCGCCCGCCGGGTCGACGACGGGAGCCGGCGCAAGATTATCGCGCTGGAGGGCGCCTTCCACGGCCGCACGATGGGAGCGCTCGCGCTGACCGCCAAGCAGGCCTACCGCACGCCGTTCGAACCGCTGCCCGGCGGCGTCGTGCACGTGCCGTTCGGAGACCTGGAAGCGCTGCGTGCGGAAGTCGATGGCGACACAGCGGCGCTGTTCGTCGAGCCAGTGCAGGGGGAGTCCGGCGTTCGGCCGCTTCCGGCCGGCTACCTGAAGGCGGCCCGCGAGATCACCGCCGAGGCCGGCGCCTTGCTGATCCTTGACGAGGTGCAGACCGGAGTCGGCCGAACCGGTGCCTGGTTCGCGCATCAGCTCGAGCACATTGGCGACGGCGTCGTGCCGGACGCGATGACATTGGCAAAGGGACTCGGCGGAGGCTTCCCGACCGGCGCGCTGGTGACGTTCGGCAGCGAAACGTCCGCCCTGCTGCAGGCCGGTCAGCACGGGACCACTTTCGGTGGAAATCCGGTGGCCGCCGCCGCCGCCCTTGCCACCCTGCACGTGATCGAATCGGATGGACTGCTGGCAAATGTCCGCAAGGTGTCCGCGGTGATCCTTGACGGCATAGCCGCGCTCAACCACCCGCTGATCGGCTCCGCGCGCGGCGAAGGCCTGCTGATCGCCATCGAGCTGCGCGAGGCGGTGGCATCGGCTGCGGCAAAGAGCGCGCTCGAGGCAGGGTTCATCGTCAACCCGGTATCGCCCACAGCCCTGCGCCTGGCACCACCCCTTATCCTCACCGCCGATCAGGCGAATGAGTTCATCGAAGCCCTCCCCGCCATTCTCGACAACACGAAAGCCGCCTAG
- the argF gene encoding ornithine carbamoyltransferase — translation MTRHFLRDDDLSPAELAEVLELAAGLKTDRFGARPLDGPQTVAVFFDKTSTRTRISFATGIADLGGMPLIIDSGASQLGHKESVADTARVLERQVAAIVWRTGAQSGLEEMAEHSRVPVINALSDDFHPCQLLADLLTIREHKGTLAGLVMSYFGDGANNMAHSYALAGANAGMHVRIATPAEYQPNAGILADAQKLAAETGGSVTVTSVPEQAADDADVLVTDTWVSMGHSAEGRTDANSPFVPFQIGAETLAAAKPGAIVLHCLPAYRGKEITAEVLDGPQSVIWDEAENRLHAQKGLLAWLLAQK, via the coding sequence ATGACCCGACATTTCCTCCGCGACGACGACCTGAGTCCGGCCGAGCTTGCCGAGGTGCTCGAACTTGCCGCCGGGCTGAAGACGGACCGCTTCGGCGCCAGGCCGCTGGATGGCCCGCAGACCGTCGCGGTGTTTTTCGACAAGACATCCACGCGCACCCGGATTTCGTTTGCGACCGGCATCGCCGATCTCGGCGGGATGCCGCTGATCATCGACTCGGGCGCCTCGCAACTCGGCCACAAGGAATCGGTCGCAGATACTGCCCGCGTTCTGGAGCGTCAGGTTGCAGCCATCGTCTGGCGAACCGGTGCGCAGTCCGGCCTCGAAGAGATGGCGGAACATTCCCGCGTTCCGGTGATCAACGCGCTCTCGGACGACTTTCATCCATGCCAGCTACTCGCCGACCTGCTGACGATTCGCGAGCACAAGGGCACTCTGGCCGGATTGGTGATGAGCTACTTCGGCGACGGAGCCAACAACATGGCGCACTCCTACGCCCTGGCCGGAGCGAACGCCGGAATGCACGTGCGGATCGCCACGCCGGCGGAATATCAACCGAACGCCGGGATCCTGGCAGATGCCCAGAAGCTCGCCGCCGAGACCGGTGGCTCGGTCACGGTAACCTCCGTTCCGGAGCAGGCAGCGGATGACGCCGACGTTCTGGTCACCGACACCTGGGTGTCGATGGGCCACAGCGCGGAAGGACGAACGGATGCGAACAGCCCTTTCGTTCCGTTCCAGATCGGTGCGGAAACCCTGGCGGCGGCAAAGCCGGGGGCTATCGTGCTGCACTGCCTGCCCGCATACCGCGGCAAGGAAATCACCGCTGAGGTGCTCGATGGCCCGCAGTCGGTCATCTGGGACGAAGCTGAAAACCGGCTGCACGCTCAAAAAGGATTGCTCGCATGGCTGCTGGCTCAGAAGTAG
- a CDS encoding arginine repressor, whose protein sequence is MAAGSEVDGDRAEAAQGDKPGAESGRQTLPQTKTARHQRIIDLISRQEVRSQTELVQLLAIDGLSVTQATLSRDLVELGAVKVRGPAGLVYAVPGEGGDRSPQGARGQELLDARLHRLCEELLVSAESSANLVVLRTPPGAAQFLASAIDHSVIPTLLGTIAGDDTVLVIAAEPTGGAALAAKFLGMAGNGDD, encoded by the coding sequence ATGGCTGCTGGCTCAGAAGTAGACGGCGACCGGGCCGAGGCTGCCCAGGGCGACAAGCCCGGAGCGGAATCCGGCCGCCAGACGCTGCCGCAAACCAAGACCGCACGCCATCAGCGCATCATCGACCTGATCAGCCGGCAGGAAGTCCGCTCGCAGACCGAACTGGTGCAGCTGCTCGCGATCGACGGACTCAGCGTCACGCAGGCAACGCTGTCCCGGGACCTGGTGGAACTCGGCGCGGTTAAGGTGCGCGGCCCGGCCGGCCTGGTCTATGCGGTCCCGGGCGAGGGCGGCGACCGCAGTCCGCAAGGCGCCCGTGGTCAGGAACTCCTGGACGCGCGGCTGCACAGATTGTGTGAGGAACTCCTGGTCTCGGCGGAATCGTCCGCGAATCTCGTCGTGCTGCGTACCCCGCCCGGCGCGGCCCAGTTCCTGGCCTCGGCCATCGATCACTCGGTTATTCCGACCCTGCTCGGTACGATCGCGGGAGACGACACGGTTCTCGTCATCGCGGCGGAACCCACCGGCGGAGCTGC